In the Desulfovibrio subterraneus genome, ATCAAGCATTACACCGGCATCAGCGCGCCCTATGAGGTGCCGCAGCATCCGCATCTTGTGGTGGATACAGACAGGGAATCGCTGGATGAATCCGTTGCCAAGGTGCTCGACTTTGTCATGCACAACATCCGCCAAGCGGATGGCGCATTGGCGGATATGCCGGAAGGGCGTTCCCTCGGGACCACCCCTCCGGTTTCTCTTTCCTAGGAAAGTCTTCCTCTGAAATCCTGATAGCCGAAGCGGCGAACCACTTCCAGCTCGTCCTTTTCCGAATGGTAGCGGGCAATGGCGGGCAGCTGCAGGCCGTTGAAGGTATTGGTCTTCACCATGGAATAAATGGCCATGTCCGTGAAGACCACCTTGTCGCCGCTTTGCAGCGGTGCATCAAAAGAATATTCGCCGATCACGTCGCCAGCCAGACATGACTTGCCTGCAAGGCGGTAGCTGTGCGCCTTTTCATCACGCTGGCCGGAGCCGATAATGAAGGGGCGATAGGGCATTTCCAGCACGTCGGGCATGTGGCAGGCGGCAGAAGCGTCCAGAATGGCAATGGGCATGTCCGCTTCGATCACGTCCAGCACCGTACCCACAAGATAGCCTGCCTGCAGGGCCACGGCCTCGCCCGGTTCCAGATACACCTGCACGTCATACCGCTGCTGTGCGCGTTCAATGCACCGGCACAGGCGGTCGATATCGTAATCATCGCGGGTGATATGGTGGCCGCCGCCAAAGTTCAGCCACTTCATGTCGTGCAAAAATTCGCCGAACTGTTCCTCAACGGCTGCAAGCGTTCTGTCCAGCGCATCGGAATTCTGCTCGCACAGGGTGTGAAAGTGCAGGCCCGAAACGCCTTGCAGCTGGTCCGGCTTGAAGTGCTGGCGGCGGATGCCCAGACGCGAGCCGGGGGAGCATGGATCATAAATCGGCACCGCGCCTTCACTGTGTTGCGGGTTCACGCGCAGGCCAATCTCTATGGCACGCGGGCTTGCCTGCACCACGGGGCGGAAGCGCTCAAGCTGCGCAAAGGAGTTGAACACGATGTGGTCGCACAGCTCCACCATCTCGCGCATGTCGTCATCCGAATACGCTGCGGCAAAGCCGTGTACCTCACCGCCGAATTCCTCGCGGCCAAGGCGTGCCTCGTGTGGGGAGCTGGCGCAGGTGCCGTGCAGCACGTTGTTCAGTACACGAAACGTGCTGAAGGTCGCAAAGCCCTTCAGGGCCAGCAGTATCTTCGCACCCGTGCGGCGCTGTACCGTGTCCAGAATGCGCACGTTCCGTTCCAGCAGTGCCTCGTCCACAATAAAGCAGGGCGAGGGCAATTGAGCAAGGTTGGGGAGTTTCATGTTGTTGTATTGGAGTAAGAGTTTATTGTGTGTATTGGCTTCGCCTGCCTCCGGCAGACAGGGCGCTGCCCTGTACCCGGCAGGGGGATAATCCCCCTGCACCCGTGTTAGCGATGTTGTCGCTTACAAGAGGCGAATTTTTCGTCTTAGTGGGAGAGATTACATTGAGGAGAGTATTGCTGGGCTAACGCCGGCCAAACATTTCTTACGCGGACGTATAGTCGGAGCCTGTCAGGGTTTCCAAAGGGGGTTACTCCCTTTGGCCGCCGGAGGCATGCCTGACTCAAAAAGCGCCGCAGGCCCAAAAAACACTCCCCCAAAATCCCTCAAAAAATCTTGAACTATCGTATCAAAACGGGGGCCGGAGACCGGCCCCCGTTGGGGATTACTGCTTGTCGAGATCGACAACCACCCACGGCAGGCCATGGATATTGAGCTTATCCATGAACGGGTCGGGATCGAGCTGTTCCATGTTGAACACGCCTTCGCCCTTCCATGCGCCGGTGACCATCATCATGGCACCGATCATGGCGGGTACGCCGGTGGTGTAGGAAATGGCCTGCGATTCCACTTCGTCGTAGCAGGCTTCGTGGTCGCAGATGTTGTAGATGAAGTAGTTTTTCACTTCACCGTTCTTCAGGCCCTTCATCTTGCAGCCGATGCAGGTGCGGCCCTTGGTGCGTCCTCCGAGGGAAGCCGGTTCGGGCAGCACGCTCTTGAGGAACTGCAGGGGCACGATCTGCTGGCCGTTGTGTTCCACGGGCTCGATACCGGTCATGCCGACATTCTCAAGCACGCGCAGGTGGTTGAGGTAGTTGTCGGAGAAGGTCATCCAGAAGCGGGCGCGCTTGAGTCCCTTGATGTTGATGACGAGGGATTCGAGTTCCTCGTGGTACATGAGGAAGCACTTTTTGGGGCCGATGCCTTCGGGGAACTTGTACATCATGGACCAGCTGAGCGGGTCGGTTTCCACCCACTCGCCGCGTTCCCAGTAACGGCCACGCGCGGTAACTTCGCGGATGTTGATTTCCGGGTTGAAGTTGGTGGCGAAGGGGTGGCCGTGGTCGCCTGCGTTGCAGTCGATGATGTCCAGCTCGTGGATTTCGTCAAAGAGGTGCTTCATGGCGTAGGCGCAGTACACGTTGGTTACGCCGGGGTCGAAGCCGGAGCCGAGCAGGGCCATGAGTCCTGCATCCTTGAAGCGGTCCTGATAGGCCCACTGCCACTTGTATTCGAACTTGGCTTCATCGAGCGGTTCATAGTTAGCGGTATCAAGGTAGGGCACGCCGGTTTCGAGGCAGGCGTCCATGATGGTCAGGTCCTGATAGGGCAGGGCAAGGTTGACCACGATATCGGGCTTGTGGGCGTTGATGAGCTGCACCAGCTCGGGCACGTTGTCTGCATCCACCTTGGCGGTGGTGATGGTGCGGCCGGTCTTGCGCTTCACGGAAGCGGCGATGGCGTCGCACTTGGACAGGGTGCGGGATGCGAGCACGATGTCGGAGAAAACTTCGGGAACCTGTGCGCACTTGTGGACGCAAACGCCGCCCACGCCACCGGCGCCGATGATCAGTACTTTTGCCATTGGCTGTCTCCTTCGGGACTTGGCAGTCCCTGACGCTTAAACTGTAAGATATAGTAGCAGAACCGTGACGGAAAAGACACGGGCAAGCGCAATGG is a window encoding:
- the nspC gene encoding carboxynorspermidine decarboxylase; amino-acid sequence: MKLPNLAQLPSPCFIVDEALLERNVRILDTVQRRTGAKILLALKGFATFSTFRVLNNVLHGTCASSPHEARLGREEFGGEVHGFAAAYSDDDMREMVELCDHIVFNSFAQLERFRPVVQASPRAIEIGLRVNPQHSEGAVPIYDPCSPGSRLGIRRQHFKPDQLQGVSGLHFHTLCEQNSDALDRTLAAVEEQFGEFLHDMKWLNFGGGHHITRDDYDIDRLCRCIERAQQRYDVQVYLEPGEAVALQAGYLVGTVLDVIEADMPIAILDASAACHMPDVLEMPYRPFIIGSGQRDEKAHSYRLAGKSCLAGDVIGEYSFDAPLQSGDKVVFTDMAIYSMVKTNTFNGLQLPAIARYHSEKDELEVVRRFGYQDFRGRLS
- a CDS encoding saccharopine dehydrogenase family protein, whose translation is MAKVLIIGAGGVGGVCVHKCAQVPEVFSDIVLASRTLSKCDAIAASVKRKTGRTITTAKVDADNVPELVQLINAHKPDIVVNLALPYQDLTIMDACLETGVPYLDTANYEPLDEAKFEYKWQWAYQDRFKDAGLMALLGSGFDPGVTNVYCAYAMKHLFDEIHELDIIDCNAGDHGHPFATNFNPEINIREVTARGRYWERGEWVETDPLSWSMMYKFPEGIGPKKCFLMYHEELESLVINIKGLKRARFWMTFSDNYLNHLRVLENVGMTGIEPVEHNGQQIVPLQFLKSVLPEPASLGGRTKGRTCIGCKMKGLKNGEVKNYFIYNICDHEACYDEVESQAISYTTGVPAMIGAMMMVTGAWKGEGVFNMEQLDPDPFMDKLNIHGLPWVVVDLDKQ